tatcgttaaactctaaaatcttaaaaatttatatcattttccccctagtTTAGATTactaataatttctccctatgattaaactttgaaaaaatttacttttcccctATTTCTAGGTTTCATCTCCCAAGGCTTAGGAAATTTGTTGACTGATCTTCTCCGACGAAAATCGTTCAATGATTTTCTCTAACAAAGGAAGACCCTTTGTTAGACGAAAATTGTTTGGTAATTTTCTCCAACAAAGGAAGACCCTTTGTTATTTAGAACTAGACGACAAAACGTCGTCCAAATCAGGATGATGCTTCGTTATCCTTCGTCACGTCGTTTAGACGAGATGATGAAGGACGACATTTCATCGTTTAGTTGATATAACAAAGGATGATGTTTCATCATTCTTCATGGTGGTGGGTGGTCGTCCTTTGTCATCCTTCATGATCCATTCGAAAAACATTGGCCATGAATTGGAATGGTGGTCGTTGAAGAAGATAAACAAACCTTAAGGGtgaaatgttaacttttcaaactttaagtatAGGAGTgaagtattaatttttaaaacctagaggacaaatgatataaatttaggattttaggTTTTAgtgataaaacaataattttacccttatttttaactaaaaatttagataatagtTAACTCATAGACatgtgtttaggtttttaaactgtcacaaatatacttttaaaattgagCAAAAAGTTGGTtggaaaattgtcctttggccttgtttcaattattaaagttaaaaacatTACAATATAAAACATTAGCTTTATATTGAAATAACAAAgatatgcaatttttttaaaattattaaaatgttttttttttaaataaattgtgatgaatatattttaagatgaattttatacaaaattgtaatgtcttatattttaaaacctaGATTGGATTGGTCCAATCAATCGATTAATCTAATAATTTGAATGATGGTTCATCctaatcaaactcaaataatgCATAAAGATcctcttggtttttttttttaaaggatggAGAGTGatgtgtgtatttcatacacacaaatagggttataatagtatagttttaaagtgaattttggtccattttgtcaaattctttaagttttatttaatcttgatggcttgatcttattttgttctttgaattatatttgtagatgatttggagtcattcaagccccttttagagtgaaaatagaagcttaaagaagcaaatgagaaGGGTTTACATCAAGAGGCAGAGAGTAATTATGGGCAGTCTTATGGTCATAAttggtgcccataattactgggcgtaaattaaaaaaaaaaaaagaaagaaaaacagaaaatagggTTTAGTGATaggtataaaaagaaagttacgTCTTCTTCACCAGGGGGAACCAAATATACAACAGCTCAAAGGATTTTTAGAGGGAAAAAGCttcaagaaacaagtagaagagggAAGATCCAAGCTTAAGGATagaagacccaagagaatcaagatttgaagaccttaaagtttttcttatctctcttattatcttctttcattgattcaaaatgtctatctctccaactttatcttgtagtttgaactttataaccatgaatagctaatttcctttgctagggtttatgatgaatctataaattctcaaggattatgtaatgggttttgattttaattaatgatgatgaatgttcGATTTAgcaattgtgattttaacttcttgcttggtgttagggcccaataccatgcttgtttgtagattggagtgtgatattgagaaatacatacccATTTAGTTCATGCCTTTGCTAAACCTAGgattttatttagagataaatataaactttttgtgggtaaattgattgtcatagaaattaatgggttttgattaacaacataccacgaaagtaggtaagcttttaatcttaacacgcctaattaaccttgagagaggaattgggtaaaataggataatcaaccatcaacaattcatcttatcattgattttaattggattcgttactgatttttgagtaattgatagtgaaatcataaaccctaggcttCTTTATAATTGGTATTTCACTTATAATTTGTTaggtaattattttcctttgataATTTCTATTTAGTTAGTcgctttattttattgtttttaattcaatcccaatccatagcatttttatttctttagctaatttaaattacaaaacaaactaGTATTCAACAACCAATCTCTGTGGGACcgacatctttctatattacttgattgactcgtaTACTTGCGAGCCAAAGGCAATAAGTTTTTGGCGCCGTTGCCGGGGATTGGTGCTTTGttgatattagtataatttgtagtttggctagactagagttttattttgttttattttatttttgttctatttgatTTCTAGTTGtctttgttctttctttgtAGGTACTTTATTGGTTTATGACCAGATCTCAAAATCCagaattattggattttgaccCAGAAATTGAGAGAACCTTTAGAAGACATAAAAGAGAGAGACGAGTAAGACAAAAAGTTGCCATGGAAGAGAACATCAACAATCAGCGAGCTCTTCGTGATTATGCTATACCTACTGCACATGATGGTTATTCTAGTGTAGTGAGGCCCGCTGTGGGTGCTaacaattttgagattaaacctTCTATTGTTCAGATGGTGCAACAAAACCAATTTGGAGGGTTAGAAAATGAAGATCCACATGTCCACTTGTCACGTTTCTCTCAGATATGTGACACCTTCAAAATGAATGGGGTTTCTGAAGATGCAATCAAATTGAGgctatttccattttctttgaaggATAGGGCAACATCTTGGTTGGATTCTAGGGCACCTGGTGCATTCACTACTTGGCAAGCACTTTCTGAAGCTTTCCTTGCAAAATATTTTCCTCCtggtaaaacggttaaattgaGAAATGAGATTGCCACTTTTTGCCAAAGGGATGATGAGTCTTTATATGAAGCTTGGGAAAGGTTCAAAGATCTACAGAGACAATGTCCCCATCATGGTTTGCCTGACTGGCTAGTTGTTCAAACTTTCTATAATGGTCTTTCTCACTCGTTGAAAAGTATTTTGGATGCAGCTGCTAATGGGTCATTAATGGGTAAAACATCTGACATGGCTTTGCACTTGATTGAAGAAATGGCTTCCAACAGTTGTCGATGGCCTAATGATAGAGCTAGTCAAAGAAGACATTTGGGAGTACATGAAGTGGATGGAATTACTATGGTGAATGCTAAGTTGGATGCATTGACAAAGAAATTGGAGAGATTAGATATGAAGGTTGTAAGAACTTCTAGTTGTGAGAATTGTGGAGGAGATCATGCGAGCTTTGAATGCCAAATGGGTACCCACTATGCACATGAGCTTACAAATGAGCAAGTGAATTTTCTCAATTACAACCAAAGGGGACAGGGTAATCCTTACTCAAATACATATAACCCAGGTTGGAGGAACCACCCAAACTTTGCATGGTCAAACCAAGCCAATACTTCTAACCCAAACCAGAATTTTAAGCAGCCACCTCCAGGATTCCAAGCTAGAAACACTAACCCCCAACCTTTACACCATCCTTAGCCTCCTCAAGAGCAAAAATCAAATCTGGAATTGATGATGGAGAATTTCATTcttgcccaaaaacaaaaaggcgATGCTCAAGATGAAGCGATTAGACAACTTACTACTAAGGTGGATCAATTAGCCACACATAATAAGATGCTTGAAGTACAATTGGGCCAACAAGCAAGTACTTCCAATTCTAGGGAAATGGGAAAGCTACCTAGCCAACCTCAAAATCCAAGGGAGCATTGTAAGGCAATTGTCACCAGGAGTGGTAAACAATTAGCTGAACCTATAGGCAAGGTTAAAAATGAGCTTGATGAGCAAAAAGATGTTGAAAAGTCTAGTGAAGAAGATACATTGAAGAAAAAGGTTGAGGTAAATATCCAAGAAGCCCCTGAAAAGCAAGTTCCATCCAAAACATATTCAACACCTTTGCCTTTCCCTCAAAGGTTCCAAAAGGCAAAGCTTGATCAACAGTTTGGAAAGTTTTTGGATGTTTTCAAACAGATACATCTCAATGTTCCTTTTATGGAGGCTATAACTCAAATGCCAGCGTATGCCAAGTTTCTCAAAGATATCCTctcaaataaaaggaaacttgaagaatttgaaacgGTGGCTCTTTCAGAGGAATGCAGTGCTATTTTACAAAATAAGCTGCCACCAAAGCTTAAGGATCCAGGGAGTTTTTCTATTCCTTGTGTAGTTGGTAAAGAATCTTTCGAAAAAGCTTTATGTGATCTTGGTGCAAGTATAAGTCTAATGTCTTTATCTATTTGCAGGAGATTGGAGCTTGGAGAATTAAAACCTACAACAGTGACCCTGCAATTGGCGGATAGATCCATAAAGTATCCTACAAGGATAATGGAAAACGTGCCAATTAAAGTGGGAAAATTTTATATCCCCGTAGACTTTGTGGTTTTGGAAATGGAAGAGGATATTCAAGTTCCTCTTACTCTGGGAAGACCATTCTTAGCCACAGCAGGAGCAATCATTGAcgttaaaaatggaaaactcaCTTTTGAGATTGGAGATGAAAAAGtagagtttaatatttttcaaatgtcaAAGCAACCTAATATTGTGAATTCTTGTTGTAGGGTTGACATTATTAATGATTGCGTGAAAGAAGTCTTTATCAAGAAATACCCTGAGGATCCACTCGAGTCGTGCATTATTCACGGAGCTTCGGTCAAAGATGAATATATGGAAATTGCAGCTTGTGCTCAGCTTATGGAAGCAAATCCTAAGGTTGCTCCCATTCTGAATTTCAAGTATGAAAAACTCGAGACAGGTAAccattctcttctttctcttaaaGCGGAAGATGCACCTAAGGTAGATCTTAAACCACTTCCTGCTAATTTGAGGTATGCTTTTCTTGGCCCTAATTCTACTTATCCTGTGATTATAAATGCTGAATTAAATGATGAACAAGAAGATAAGTTGCTTAGGGAACTTAGAGCATATAGAAGAATCATTGGCTATAACATTCATGATATCAAAGGAATAAGCCCTACCATTTGCATGCATCGCATCCATATGCTTGATGATTTCAAACCTACCATTGaacatcaaagaaaattgaatccTATCATGAAAGAGGTAGTGAGAAATGAAGTCATTAAATTGTTGGATGCAGGGATTATCTATCCCATTTCTGATAGCTCATGGGTAAGTCCAGTACATGTGGTACCAAAGAAAGGGGGTATGACTGTTGTCAAGAATGAGAATAATGATTTAATACCAACTAGGACAGTCACAGGGTGGAGgatgtgtattgattatagaAAGCTTAATAGTGCCACCAGTAAGGATCACTTTTCCCTTCCTTTTATTGATCAAGTTTTGGAGAGACTAGCAAACTATTCTTATTTTTGCTATCTAGATGGGTATTCGAGATTCTTTCAAATCCCCATTCACCTAGAAGACCAGGAAAAGACCACCTTCACATGCCCTTATGGCACATTTGCCTATAGGCGTATGCCTTTTGGTCTTTGCAATGCACCAGCTACCTTTCAAAGATGTATGATGTCTATATTTTCTGATTTTGTTGAGCGAATTATGGAAGtgtttatggatgatttttctGTGTATGGAACATCCTTTGATAATTGTTTGCTTAACTTATCTAAGGTTTTGCAGAGGTGCGAAAAAGTCAATTTAGTGCTTAATTGGGAGAAATGCCATTTTATGGTGAAAGAAGGGATAGTTCTTGGGCATAGAGTCTCACAAAGGGGGATTGAGGTAGATAAAGCAAAAGTTGAAGTAATTGAGAAGATGCCCCCACCAACATCAGTAAAAGGAGTTCGAAGTTTTCTTGGCCATGCTGGGTTTTATAGGCGTTTCATTCAAGATTTTTCTAAAATTGCTAAACCTTTGTCAAATTTACTTGCTAAAGATATTCCTTTTAACTTTGACCAACATTGTCTTGATTCTTTTTGCAGGTTAAAGGAAGCATTGATTTCAGCTCCCATTATGCAACCACCAGACTGGAGTTTACCTTTTGAAGTAATGTGTGATGCTAGTGATTTCGCTGTAGGGGCAGTTTTGGGgcaaaagaaagacaaaaaggtTTATGCAATTTACTATGCCAGTCACACTTTGAATGAAGCACAAGTCAATTATGCCACCACTGAGAAAGAACTTCTTGCAGTTGTGTTTGCTTTTGATAAGTTTAGGTCTTATTTAGTAGGGTCTAAGGTCATAGTCTACACAGATCATTCAGCCATTAAATATCTCCTAAGTAAGAAAGATGCAAAACCGAGGTTGATTAGGTGGATATTGCTTCTTCAAGAGTTTGACTTagagataaaagataaaaaagggaCAGAAAATGTTGTTGCTGATCATTTGTCCCGTTTGGAGCAAGATAAGTGTGGAGGTTTTGACAAAAGTCTACCTATTGATGACTCTTTCCCAAATGAACAACTTTTAGAGATATCTCATTGGGTAGTACCATGGTATGCAGATTATGTGAATTATCTTGTGTGTGGTGTATTACCTCCAGAGATGAATcaccaacaaaagaaaaagttcttgTGGGAGGTGAAAAACTACTATTGGGAAGAGCCACTGCTTTACAAAAGATGTTTTGATGGGATTGTGCGACGATGCTTACCACAAGATGAGATGGAAAGTGTTCTAACCCACTGTCATTCTCTTGAATGTGGAGGTCATTTTAGTGCCACCAAGACAGCAGCTAAGGTGCTCCAAAGTGGGTTTTATTGGCCAACTCTTTTTCAAGATGCGAGGAAATTTGTTTTAACATGTGATAGGTGCCAAAGAACTGGAAACATTTCAAGGAGGAATGAAATGCCTTTGAACAGTATacttgagattgaaatttttgatgtgTGGGGCATTGACTTCATGGGGCCATTTCCTACGTCTTATGggaataaatatatcttagttGCTGTAGATTATGTTTCTAAATGGGTTGAGGCATTAGCAAGTCCATCCAATGATGCTAGGCTTGTGGTGAGGTTcttaaagaaatatatcttCGCAAGATTTGGGACTCCAAGAGCTATTATTAGTGATGGTGGTTCTCACTTTTGTAATCACCTATTtgggaaattattaaagaaatacggAGTTACCCATAAGGTTGCAACTCCATACCACCCTCAAACTAGCGGGCAAGTTGAGATTTCTAATAAGGCAATCAAGAGCATACTTGAGAAAACCGTAAGTGCTTCAAGGAAAGATTGGAGTTTGAGATTGGACGATGCACTTTGGGCATACCGCACAACCTTTAAAACTCCCATTGGTACATCCCCTTTCCGCCTTATTTATGGTAAGTCTTGTCATCTTCCAGTAGAGCTAGAGCATCGAGCTTATTGGGCTACTAAGTTTCTGAACTTTGATTTAAAGAGAGCCGGTGAAAAACGTCTCCTCCAACTAGATGAGTTAGAAGAGTTTAGATTGGATGCCTATGAGAATGCCAAAATATACAAGGAAAGAACCAAAAGGTGGCATGATAAGCATATTCTAAAGAAAGACTTCAAAGAAGGTGATCAAGTGTTGCTTTTCAACTCAAGACTGAAGCTTTTCCCAGGAAAACTTAAGTCAAGGTGGTCCGgtccttttaaaatcttaaaggtATTTCCTCATGGAGCCGTTGAGGTGTGAAGTGAAAATTCTGGAACATTTAAGGTCAATGGGCAGAGGTTGAAGCCATATTTTGTTGGTGACCAAGTGAAAGTGGAGGCGTCTCAACCCTTGTCCAATCCCCCAACTTAAGTCTCACAATTGGTCAAGCTAAGGACCATAAATTAGCGctcttgggaggcaacccaagtttttcttctcttaaagaattttcttttagtttattgataaataattttccccacatttagtttaaaattgttttttttgtttattttaggtTGATTTTGGAATGTCTAGCAATTGGAGTACAAGTATGGACATGAAGagtattttcaagttaaaagggGGGTACAATTAGATTTTGctcaatttgatgttttcattggttgtgatttgttt
The genomic region above belongs to Mangifera indica cultivar Alphonso chromosome 15, CATAS_Mindica_2.1, whole genome shotgun sequence and contains:
- the LOC123198100 gene encoding uncharacterized protein LOC123198100 → MEENINNQRALRDYAIPTAHDGYSSVVRPAVGANNFEIKPSIVQMVQQNQFGGLENEDPHVHLSRFSQICDTFKMNGVSEDAIKLRLFPFSLKDRATSWLDSRAPGAFTTWQALSEAFLAKYFPPGKTVKLRNEIATFCQRDDESLYEAWERFKDLQRQCPHHGLPDWLVVQTFYNGLSHSLKSILDAAANGSLMGKTSDMALHLIEEMASNSCRWPNDRASQRRHLGVHEVDGITMVNAKLDALTKKLERLDMKVVRTSSCENCGGDHASFECQMGTHYAHELTNEQVNFLNYNQRGQGNPYSNTYNPGWRNHPNFAWSNQANTSNPNQNFKQPPPGFQARNTNPQPLHHP